In the Gossypium raimondii isolate GPD5lz chromosome 9, ASM2569854v1, whole genome shotgun sequence genome, one interval contains:
- the LOC105800667 gene encoding actin-depolymerizing factor: MFSRGTNASSGMGVADHSKSTYLELQRKKVFRYVIFKIDEKKKEVVVEKTGGPSENYDDFTASLPENDCRYAVYDFDFVTSENCQKSKIFFIAWSPSVSRIRAKMLYATSKERFIRELEGIHYEIQATDPTEMDLEVIRERAS; encoded by the exons ATGTTTTCCAGAGGA ACAAATGCATCATCTGGCATGGGAGTGGCTGATCACAGCAAAAGCACTTACCTGGAGCTGCAAAGAAAGAAGGTGTTTCGATACGTGATCTTTAAGATCGATGAGAAGAAAAAGGAGGTAGTTGTTGAAAAAACAGGAGGTCCATCAGAGAACTATGATGATTTCACTGCTTCATTGCCTGAGAATGATTGCCGCTATGCAGTTTACGACTTTGATTTTGTGACTTCTGAGAATTGTCAGAAGAGCAAGATCTTTTTTATTGCATG GTCACCGTCTGTTTCAAGGATCCGTGCCAAGATGCTGTATGCAACATCCAAGGAAAGGTTCATAAGGGAATTAGAGGGCATTCATTACGAAATCCAGGCAACTGACCCAACTGAGATGGATCTCGAGGTGATTAGAGAGCGTGCAAGTTAA
- the LOC105800649 gene encoding protein LIGHT-DEPENDENT SHORT HYPOCOTYLS 4 isoform X2, translating to MDSLQGFETTGNPSVALTPIFPLSMTTVSAPSAAMTTTNGNPLSVSSLSSSSSSSTSPTRTLSRYENQKRRDWNTFGQYLCNHRPPLSLSRCSGAHVLEFLRYLDQFGKTKVHTPLCPFFGHPNPPAPCPCPLRQAWGSLDALIGRLRAAFEEHGGKPEANPFGARAVRLYLREVRDSQAKARGISYEKKKRKRPPHNPPSLPPPNQYFSLFFH from the exons ATGGATTCTCTTCAGGGTTTCGAAACCACTGGAAACCCTTCCGTTGCTTTAACACCGATTTTCCCTCTTTCGATGACCACCGTGAGCGCACCGTCCGCCGCCATGACCACCACCAACGGAAACCCTTTATCAGTCTCCTCCCTTTCTTCCTCTTCCAGCTCCTCCACTTCCCCGACCAGAACTCTCAGCCGTTACGAGAACCAAAAGCGCCGTGACTGGAACACCTTCGGTCAATACCTCTGCAACCACCGCCCTCCTCTCTCCCTTTCCCGTTGCAGCGGCGCCCACGTCCTTGAATTCCTCCGGTACCTAGACCAGTTCGGGAAAACCAAAGTCCATACCCCACTTTGCCCTTTCTTTGGCCACCCTAACCCTCCAGCCCCATGCCCTTGCCCTCTCCGTCAAGCTTGGGGAAGCCTCGATGCTCTCATCGGTCGCCTCCGTGCCGCCTTCGAGGAACACGGCGGCAAGCCTGAAGCTAACCCCTTTGGTGCTCGTGCTGTTAGGCTTTACCTACGTGAAGTCCGTGATTCACAAGCTAAAGCTAGAGGCATAAGCTacgagaagaagaaaaggaaacgtCCCCCTCATAATCCTCCATCTCTTCCACCACCAAATCA gtatttctctctttttttccattAA
- the LOC105800649 gene encoding protein LIGHT-DEPENDENT SHORT HYPOCOTYLS 4 isoform X1 gives MDSLQGFETTGNPSVALTPIFPLSMTTVSAPSAAMTTTNGNPLSVSSLSSSSSSSTSPTRTLSRYENQKRRDWNTFGQYLCNHRPPLSLSRCSGAHVLEFLRYLDQFGKTKVHTPLCPFFGHPNPPAPCPCPLRQAWGSLDALIGRLRAAFEEHGGKPEANPFGARAVRLYLREVRDSQAKARGISYEKKKRKRPPHNPPSLPPPNQSSFVSVLQWCIYTYIYNFLPFLHGCNNGDLYKNRKEQ, from the exons ATGGATTCTCTTCAGGGTTTCGAAACCACTGGAAACCCTTCCGTTGCTTTAACACCGATTTTCCCTCTTTCGATGACCACCGTGAGCGCACCGTCCGCCGCCATGACCACCACCAACGGAAACCCTTTATCAGTCTCCTCCCTTTCTTCCTCTTCCAGCTCCTCCACTTCCCCGACCAGAACTCTCAGCCGTTACGAGAACCAAAAGCGCCGTGACTGGAACACCTTCGGTCAATACCTCTGCAACCACCGCCCTCCTCTCTCCCTTTCCCGTTGCAGCGGCGCCCACGTCCTTGAATTCCTCCGGTACCTAGACCAGTTCGGGAAAACCAAAGTCCATACCCCACTTTGCCCTTTCTTTGGCCACCCTAACCCTCCAGCCCCATGCCCTTGCCCTCTCCGTCAAGCTTGGGGAAGCCTCGATGCTCTCATCGGTCGCCTCCGTGCCGCCTTCGAGGAACACGGCGGCAAGCCTGAAGCTAACCCCTTTGGTGCTCGTGCTGTTAGGCTTTACCTACGTGAAGTCCGTGATTCACAAGCTAAAGCTAGAGGCATAAGCTacgagaagaagaaaaggaaacgtCCCCCTCATAATCCTCCATCTCTTCCACCACCAAATCA ATCAAGTTTTGTGTCTGTTCTTCAATGgtgcatatatacatacatatataattttcttccatttcttcATGGGTGCAATAATGGGGATCTTTACAAGAACCGTAAAGAACAGTGA
- the LOC105797777 gene encoding LOW QUALITY PROTEIN: putative E3 ubiquitin-protein ligase XBAT35 (The sequence of the model RefSeq protein was modified relative to this genomic sequence to represent the inferred CDS: inserted 2 bases in 1 codon; substituted 2 bases at 2 genomic stop codons), which yields MQQLHWFSDACKGIPQARIPEFLHNSQPPAAPATARPNAEDLELAMAINASIQSAILETSIVDLHSGNGASASADWGSSSSTSEWTMTEASFGTISTEVIEIHNNNISAVPPTSIPSAPPATKEVVEDSPIQYQSISSTPINAXSSNCESLLYSAGKTKHDEGPLCTICMDAPSEAACGPXGHVAGCMRCLNEIKTXKWGCPVCRAETQQVMKLYCV from the exons ATGCAGCAGCTTCATTGGTTTTCTGACGCATGCAAAGGAATTCCACAG GCCAGGATTCCTGAATTCCTGCATAATTCTCAGCCTCCGGCTGCTCCGGCAACTGCACGACCGAACGCAGAGGATTTAGAATTGGCAATGGCGATCAATGCCTCTATCCAATCAGCTATTTTGGAGACATCTATTGTCGATTTGCACTCTGGAAATGGAGCTAGTGCATCTGCTGATTGGGGTAGCTCTTCAAGTACCAGCGAATGGACTATGACCGAAGCTAGCTTCGGTACCATTTCAACTGAGGTCATCGAGATTCATAACAATAACATTTCTGCTGTCCCACCAACTTCAATCCCATCAGCACCACCAGCCACGAAAGAGGTCGTAGAAGATAGTCCGATCCAATATCAGTCGATCAGTTCCACTCCCATCAATGC TTCCTCAAACTGTGAAAGCTTACTTTATAGTGCCGGTAAAACAAAACACGACGAAGGCCCTTTATGTACAATATGTATGGATGCTCCCTCAGAAGCAGCCTGTGGTCCTTGAGGCCATGTCGCCGGATGTATGCGTTGTTTGAATGAGATCAAAACCTAGAAATGGGGTTGCCCTGTTTGTCGTGCCGAGACTCAGCAGGTTATGAAGCTTTATTGTGTTTGA
- the LOC105800663 gene encoding uncharacterized protein LOC105800663: MPPLNLAKKLKPAKKAWKSFTIKVRSKLESFDVSNSIKTVTRRVVEFCSVHLFAPFKKRFLRHSSGRGRRRPFNHEYDHLYHYQHYRNQVKNNRKVIYIDQLYGEQRMEQQPEAVAETSRRNEEVAEESGVYSIEDAWKAVVARSPHLRGVDERADEFIYKFREERKLEKERSDLDFQEMLARSA, from the coding sequence ATGCCTCCTTTGAACCTTGCAAAGAAGCTGAAACCAGCCAAGAAGGCTTGGAAGAGCTTCACCATTAAAGTTAGATCGAAACTCGAAAGCTTCGACGTTTCGAATTCGATCAAAACGGTGACTCGTCGTGTCGTCGAGTTCTGCTCGGTTCATCTCTTTGCACCTTTCAAGAAACGGTTCCTTCGTCACTCGTCCGGCCGGGGGCGTCGTCGGCCGTTTAACCATGAGTATGACCACCTTTACCATTACCAACATTACCGAAACCAGGTGAAGAATAATCGGAAAGTTATATACATAGACCAGCTTTACGGTGAGCAGCGCATGGAACAACAACCGGAGGCGGTGGCGGAGACGAGCAGACGAAATGAAGAAGTAGCGGAAGAGAGCGGTGTTTATAGTATCGAAGATGCATGGAAAGCGGTGGTTGCGAGATCACCGCATTTAAGGGGAGTTGATGAACGAGCTGatgagtttatatataagtttcgTGAAGAAAGGAAGCTTGAGAAGGAACGAAGTGACCTTGATTTTCAAGAGATGTTGGCTCGAAGTGCTTGA
- the LOC105800650 gene encoding PH, RCC1 and FYVE domains-containing protein 1, with translation MADLVRHCNSERDIEQALIALKKGTQLIKYSRKGKPKFRAFRLSPDETALIWLSHGEEKTLKLSLVSRIVLGQRTAVFKRYLRPEKDYLSFSLLYNNGERSLDLICKDKVEAEVWLAGLKALIGQNRNRRTESVLSDLQEGYFVRNGPRFGTALESNNFCKVSIDFGSSDVVSERENMQMRNNGGDGFRLSVSSTHSCASGGSAGPDDIESLGDLYVWGEVWSDGLNPDGSVSLVPAKIDVLTPKPLESNVVLDVHQIACGARHVALVTKQGEVFTWGEELGGRLGHGIEKDFSRPQLVEVLALTTVEFVASGEYQTCAVSTAGDLFTWGDGTHNAGILGHGTDVSHWIPKRVSGALEGIQVLSIACGAWHSALATSDGKLFTFGDGTFGVLGHGDRESVKYPKLVQMLSGLKTIKVACGVWHTAAIVEVIGQAGVNVSSRKLFTWGDGDKHRLGHGSKETYLLPNCVSSLIDYNFHQLACGHTITVALTTSGHVFTMGGTAHGQLGNPNSDGKLPCLVQEKLVGEFVEEISCGAYHVAVLTSRSEVFTWGRGANGRLGHGDVEDRKTPTLVESLKDKHVKNISCGSNFTSSICIHKWVSGTDQSVCSGCRQAFGFTRKRHNCYNCGMVHCHACSSKKALKAALAPTPGKPHRVCDTCYAKLKAAEAGNASNPTRKVSGLNSSIDSRERSDKFEIRPSRLLLYPTAEPAKYFEIRSGKHEARSNSPSLVRGSQVPSLLQLKDVAFPSSFTAIQNVLKPVPSPSPPSPPPPPGSYSPINSRSSSPYSRRPSPPRSATPAFSKGVMESLRKSNELLNQEVSKLQKQIKSLKQKYDSQDMEILKLQKSAQQSTSYATKESSKSNEAKKLVKSITDQLMEITEKLPPEVSDDETFKAIQTRAKTFLNRLETSETYLPASLESSPMEGNTDASKWRPSESSAIRDGSEKEITEQFEPGVYITYVYHNNGGKIFKRVRFSKRKFDEQHAGEWWSNNKDRVLMRYSPNAAKLASAVSSPTPLPADEETSEAAPPS, from the exons ATGGCAGATCTTGTTCGTCATTGCAATTCTGAGCGTGACATTGAGCAa GCACTTATCGCTTTGAAAAAGGGCACTCAACTCATCAAGTATAGCCGTAAAGGAAAACCCAAGTTTCGTGCATTTAGACTCTCTCCG GATGAAACAGCACTAATATGGTTATCACATGGAGAAGAGAAGACACTGAAATTAAGCTTGGTCTCTCGTATCGTTCTTGGACAACGAACT GCtgtttttaaaagatatttgcGCCCGGAAAAGGACTACTTGTCATTTTCACTTCTATACAATAACGGTGAAAGATCTCTCGACCTG ATCTGCAAGGACAAAGTTGAAGCCGAAGTTTGGTTAGCAGGGCTCAAGGCTTTGATTGGACAGAACCGTAATAGACGGACTGAGAGTGTTTTAAGTGAC CTTCAAGAAGGATATTTTGTACGAAATGGTCCCCGATTTGGTACTGCTCTAGAATCAAACAATTTCTGTAAGGTGTCTATAGATTTCGGAAGCTCAGATGTGGTATCAGAACGTGAAAATATGCAGATGAGAAATAATGGTGGAGATGGTTTCCGACTTAGTGTTTCAAGCACGCATAGCTGTGCGAGTGGTGGATCTGCAGGTCCAGATGATATAGAATCATTAGGTGATCTTTATGTGTGGGGAGAAGTTTGGTCCGATGGACTTAATCCTGATGGGTCAGTAAGTTTAGTCCCAGCAAAAATTGATGTGCTAACTCCTAAGCCCCTAGAATCAAATGTTGTACTTGATGTTCATCAGATAGCTTGTGGGGCAAGACACGTTGCTCTTGTAACGAAGCAAGGTGAAGTTTTCACTTGGGGTGAGGAATTGGGTGGGAGACTTGGTCATGGAATAGAGAAAGACTTTAGCCGTCCCCAGTTAGTCGAGGTCTTGGCGCTAACTACTGTGGAATTTGTTGCATCTGGAGAGTATCAGACATGTGCTGTATCCACAGCTGGTGATTTATTCACTTGGGGTGATGGTACCCATAATGCCGGAATCCTCGGTCATGGCACTGACGTTAGCCACTGGATTCCAAAAAGAGTTTCTGGTGCATTAGAAGGTATTCAAGTCTTATCAATCGCATGTGGCGCATGGCATTCTGCTCTGGCAACTTCTGATGGGAAGCTATTCACATTTGGAGATGGAACATTCGGTGTTCTTGGTCATGGAGATCGAGAAAGTGTTAAATATCCGAAACTAGTTCAAATGTTAAGTGGACTAAAGACGATTAAAGTTGCTTGTGGTGTATGGCATACAGCAGCCATCGTAGAAGTTATAGGCCAAGCTGGTGTTAACGTATCATCAAGAAAGTTGTTCACCTGGGGTGATGGTGATAAACACCGGCTAGGTCACGGAAGTAAGGAAACTTATCTACTTCCTAACTGCGTATCTTCACTAATTGACTACAATTTCCACCAGCTAGCTTGTGGACATACGATAACAGTTGCGCTTACTACATCAGGACATGTCTTTACCATGGGTGGTACCGCACATGGTCAACTAGGTAACCCGAACTCTGATGGAAAGCTACCATGTCTGGTGCAAGAAAAACTTGTAGGTGAATTTGTTGAAGAAATTTCATGTGGGGCATATCATGTTGCCGTCTTGACATCAAGAAGCGAAGTATTCACTTGGGGAAGAGGTGCAAACGGAAGACTAGGACATGGTGACGTAGAAGATAGAAAAACTCCAACATTAGTCGAATCATTGAAGGATAAGCATGTCAAGAATATATCATGTGGCTCGAATTTCACTTCAAGTATATGCATACATAAATGGGTCTCGGGTACCGACCAATCAGTTTGCTCTGGCTGCCGGCAAGCATTCGGTTTTACTAGAAAGAGACACAATTGTTATAACTGTGGTATGGTACATTGCCATGCTTGTAGTTCCAAGAAAGCATTAAAAGCAGCATTGGCTCCAACACCGGGTAAACCGCACCGTGTATGCGATACTTGCTATGCAAAACTTAAAGCTGCAGAAGCTGGTAATGCTTCAAATCCGACTCGGAAAGTTAGCGGTCTCAATTCTTCCATAGATAGTAGGGAAAGATCAGATAAGTTCGAAATAAGGCCTTCGAGGCTCTTGCTTTATCCCACAGCAGAACCAGCCAAGTACTTCGAGATCAGGTCAGGAAAACATGAGGCCAGATCCAATTCTCCGTCTCTAGTCCGAGGTTCGCAAGTACCATCACTTCTACAACTTAAAGACGTTGCATTTCCAAGCTCATTCACTGCtattcaaaatgttttaaaacCTGTTCCTTCTCCTTCTCCACCATCACCACCACCTCCACCGGGATCTTATTCTCCTATCAACTCGAGATCTTCTTCACCGTACTCCAGGAGACCAAGCCCTCCCCGTTCCGCCACACCTGCATTTTCGAAGGGCGTTATGGAAAGCCTTAGGAAATCAAATGAACTTTTGAACCAAGAAGTATCCAAATTGCAAAAACAA ATCAAAAGTTTGAAGCAGAAATATGATTCACAAGACATGGAGATTCTGAAACTACAAAAAAGTGCTCAACAATCCACTTCATATGCCACAAAAGAATCATCCAAGTCTAATGAAGCCAAGAAACTAGTGAAATCCATCACCGATCAG TTAATGGAAATAACAGAGAAGTTGCCACCTGAAGTTTCTGATGATGAAACCTTTAAAGCTATTCAAACTCGAGCCAAAACGTTCTTAAACCGACTTGAAACATCTGAAACTTATTTGCCTGCAAGCTTGGAATCTTCACCTATGGAAGGTAACACGGATGCAAGCAAATGGAGACCATCAGAGTCTTCAGCAATTAGAGACGgaagtgaaaaagaaattacCGAACAATTCGAACCTGGAGTCTATATCACTTACGTTTATCACAATAATGGTGGAAAGATCTTCAAACGAGTTAGATTCAG TAAAAGGAAGTTTGATGAACAACATGCGGGAGAATGGTGGTCCAACAATAAAGATAGGGTGCTTATGAGGTACAGTCCAAACGCGGCAAAACTGGCTTCGGCTGTTTCATCCCCTACTCCACTGCCGGCTGATGAAGAAACCAGTGAAGCTGCACCCCCTTCCTAG